One window of Thermocoleostomius sinensis A174 genomic DNA carries:
- a CDS encoding glutamate-5-semialdehyde dehydrogenase produces the protein MTSQTLTPSLATLARETREAARQLAIASTETRNQAIEAIAAALEAASAEIVAANQSDCEAALAEGLAKSLYGRLKLDAEKLMAAIAGVRNVGRLPDPVGVRQIHRELDDGLVLQRITCPLGVLGVIFEARPDAVMQIAALAIKSGNAVMLKGGKEAVRSCEALVEAIHRGLTQVGLDPALVRLLTTREETLALLHLDQYVDLIIPRGSNAFVRFVQENTRIPVLGHADGICHLYVDQAADVPKAVQITVDAKTQYPSACNTIETLLVHKQIAPAFLQQIIPALQSKQVEVRADEPTRQLIGDAFSELTPATESDWATEYSDLILSIKLVESLEAAIDHINTYGSRHTEAIVTEDAEAASHFTARVDAAGVFHNCSTRFADGFRYGFGAEVGISTQKMPPRGPVGLEGLVTYKYQLVGNGHIAATYTGANAKAFTHRNLTD, from the coding sequence ATGACTTCTCAAACTCTGACTCCGTCTCTTGCTACGTTGGCTCGTGAAACCCGTGAGGCCGCACGTCAGTTGGCGATCGCATCGACTGAAACCCGAAATCAAGCGATCGAAGCAATAGCCGCAGCTTTAGAAGCGGCGTCGGCTGAGATTGTGGCAGCCAATCAGTCCGATTGTGAGGCGGCGCTTGCAGAGGGATTGGCTAAATCGCTCTATGGTCGGCTGAAACTGGATGCTGAGAAGTTGATGGCGGCGATCGCTGGGGTGCGCAATGTGGGACGATTGCCCGATCCGGTAGGTGTACGGCAAATTCACCGAGAGCTAGATGACGGGTTAGTGTTACAGCGCATAACCTGCCCGTTGGGAGTTTTGGGTGTCATCTTTGAAGCGCGACCGGATGCGGTGATGCAAATTGCAGCATTGGCCATTAAATCGGGAAATGCTGTGATGTTGAAGGGTGGCAAAGAAGCCGTTCGATCGTGCGAAGCGTTGGTTGAGGCGATTCATAGGGGCTTAACTCAAGTGGGTCTCGATCCTGCGTTGGTGCGCCTGCTCACTACTCGAGAGGAAACATTGGCATTGCTGCACCTTGACCAATATGTAGATTTGATTATTCCTAGGGGTTCCAATGCTTTTGTACGGTTTGTGCAGGAAAATACGCGGATTCCGGTGTTGGGACACGCCGATGGGATTTGTCACTTATATGTAGATCAGGCGGCTGATGTGCCAAAAGCTGTGCAGATTACGGTAGATGCCAAAACGCAATACCCCTCTGCATGCAATACGATCGAAACGCTATTGGTTCATAAGCAGATTGCTCCAGCATTCCTGCAACAAATTATTCCAGCCCTCCAATCTAAACAGGTGGAAGTAAGAGCCGACGAACCCACCCGTCAACTAATAGGAGACGCTTTCTCTGAACTCACCCCAGCGACCGAAAGCGACTGGGCTACTGAATATAGCGATCTCATTCTGTCAATTAAGCTCGTGGAGTCTCTGGAAGCGGCGATCGATCACATCAATACTTATGGATCTCGCCATACAGAGGCGATTGTGACGGAAGATGCAGAGGCTGCCAGTCACTTTACAGCCCGAGTAGACGCGGCTGGGGTCTTCCACAACTGCTCAACTCGCTTTGCGGATGGCTTCCGCTATGGCTTTGGAGCCGAAGTAGGTATTAGTACGCAAAAAATGCCGCCACGTGGACCGGTTGGATTAGAGGGGTTGGTCACGTATAAGTACCAACTGGTAGGCAACGGTCATATCGCCGCAACGTATACCGGAGCCAACGCCAAGGCCTTCACCCACCGCAATCTTACGGATTAA
- a CDS encoding DUF2232 domain-containing protein → MSDSFEGNQADPKHSQSTNSPTSDSLTSGTNHSVNEPTPSETSDLAEELAAVEASLSLPTSSHASHDAPHSTTPISTPTPPLVMVETAFLASTASLLWLVSYYLSVGPWMRILFPVPIALVYLRWGLRASWMSALVSGLLLAVLMGPYLSLLFCVPYALLGVQLGAMWKRHSPWLPSIGIGTLIATFGFFFRMWLLSVFLGEDLWAYLTNRIADFIQWALSKLVDWGWLDIGVLGQTNLTVIQVMTVGAILLSDVIYLFTVHLAAWLLLERLGNPIPEPPQWVQTLLEEE, encoded by the coding sequence ATGAGCGATTCCTTCGAGGGTAATCAGGCAGATCCCAAGCATTCCCAATCAACCAATTCTCCTACGTCTGATTCTCTTACCTCTGGCACGAATCATTCGGTGAATGAGCCAACTCCATCTGAGACATCTGACTTGGCAGAGGAACTGGCGGCCGTTGAAGCCAGCTTAAGCTTGCCAACATCCTCCCATGCCTCCCATGATGCGCCGCATTCTACAACGCCAATTTCAACCCCAACGCCGCCACTGGTAATGGTGGAAACGGCCTTTTTGGCTAGCACGGCCAGTTTGCTGTGGCTGGTGAGCTATTATCTCAGCGTTGGCCCGTGGATGCGGATTCTATTTCCCGTACCGATCGCCCTGGTATATCTTCGCTGGGGTCTGCGGGCGTCCTGGATGTCGGCACTGGTGTCTGGGTTGTTGTTGGCGGTGTTGATGGGTCCCTATCTTAGCCTGTTGTTTTGTGTACCCTATGCGCTGTTGGGTGTGCAGCTTGGAGCCATGTGGAAACGTCACTCGCCTTGGCTACCATCGATCGGCATTGGGACTCTGATTGCCACGTTTGGATTTTTCTTCCGCATGTGGCTGTTGTCAGTATTTTTGGGCGAAGATTTGTGGGCATATCTCACCAACCGCATTGCAGATTTTATTCAGTGGGCCCTCAGCAAACTAGTTGACTGGGGATGGTTAGACATTGGTGTATTAGGACAAACTAACCTAACGGTAATCCAAGTGATGACCGTTGGCGCAATTCTATTAAGTGATGTCATCTACTTGTTCACCGTCCATCTTGCCGCGTGGTTACTACTAGAGCGGTTAGGCAATCCCATTCCGGAACCGCCACAGTGGGTGCAAACATTGCTAGAAGAGGAATAA
- the cobT gene encoding nicotinate mononucleotide-dependent phosphoribosyltransferase CobT has translation MIRSYSQIEQAQAWLERYQSRPPVFACVLGFTATGLIPGISAAGATPLDRQYTAIADAEFLVYGPQSQPQHPLPPLSAGVSPVFITRSVVATQHIPVTLFNAGLLHAPTVPCTDLAGQPAHCLSQGNAMTLSIVKHLFQQGLYWGDKLADRGSYVILSECVVGGTTTALAVLTGLGWAAAGKVNSSHPTCNHLQKWQLVQAGLRSANWLDPKTCQFDPLRLVAAVGDPMQITVAGMMIAASRRVGVLLAGGTQMIAVYALAQAIASHLTLAWHPQSVVIGTTRWVVEDPTGDTIGLADLIGVPLIGSQLCFASSQYAQLRAYEQGYVKEGVGAGGCAIVSALYQGWTHEQLLAAIESLVAEYARVVNREK, from the coding sequence ATGATTCGATCGTATAGCCAAATTGAGCAAGCGCAGGCCTGGCTAGAACGGTATCAGTCTCGTCCACCTGTGTTTGCCTGTGTATTGGGCTTCACAGCCACCGGATTGATCCCCGGTATTTCTGCGGCCGGGGCAACCCCACTCGATCGCCAATACACAGCCATTGCCGATGCCGAATTTCTTGTTTACGGGCCACAGTCACAGCCACAACATCCACTGCCGCCGCTGAGTGCGGGAGTCTCGCCTGTTTTCATTACGCGATCGGTGGTGGCTACTCAACACATTCCAGTGACTTTATTTAACGCCGGATTGCTCCATGCGCCTACAGTTCCCTGTACTGATTTAGCAGGACAGCCAGCACACTGCCTCAGCCAAGGCAACGCAATGACATTGAGTATCGTGAAACACTTGTTCCAGCAGGGGTTGTATTGGGGAGATAAGCTAGCCGATCGCGGCAGTTATGTGATTTTGTCGGAATGTGTCGTGGGCGGCACAACGACAGCATTGGCGGTGCTAACAGGGTTGGGTTGGGCCGCGGCCGGCAAAGTGAACAGCAGTCATCCCACTTGCAATCATTTACAGAAATGGCAATTAGTGCAAGCAGGGCTACGATCGGCTAATTGGCTTGATCCCAAAACCTGTCAATTTGATCCCTTACGCCTAGTGGCTGCCGTTGGTGATCCGATGCAAATCACGGTTGCAGGCATGATGATTGCGGCGAGTCGGCGAGTCGGCGTGTTGCTAGCGGGCGGTACCCAGATGATCGCCGTCTATGCATTGGCCCAAGCCATCGCTTCCCACTTGACACTTGCCTGGCACCCTCAATCGGTGGTGATTGGCACCACCCGCTGGGTAGTTGAAGATCCAACGGGAGATACGATCGGGCTAGCAGACCTGATTGGGGTTCCATTAATTGGTAGCCAGCTTTGCTTCGCTTCGTCCCAATATGCTCAATTGCGAGCCTATGAACAGGGCTATGTCAAAGAAGGGGTTGGCGCAGGGGGCTGTGCGATCGTCTCGGCACTGTATCAAGGATGGACTCACGAGCAACTGCTTGCAGCGATCGAATCTCTTGTAGCGGAGTACGCGAGGGTAGTAAATCGGGAAAAGTGA
- a CDS encoding phycobiliprotein lyase yields MLSFQDFFTNCAGLWKTERTYHSVLTGEVERSYTEFRASVLDLSEKQQILAGSSSNDSADSAFADLAIDVEQAMINPITMPGFAISFETRSETGEEVSMSLKALFVPNIYVLSKIPERVTMPFPTAAQVPNDSEEIIQGLYLRDQGYSEAGAIAGRFTYQPTRQTLEMTTYYRRSVAVDQMRFVEPNLRLRTIVTYERPFEDASPSVINLVGFGVERKDVE; encoded by the coding sequence ATGCTAAGTTTTCAAGACTTTTTCACAAACTGTGCAGGACTTTGGAAAACAGAGAGAACATATCACAGTGTGTTAACGGGAGAAGTCGAACGATCGTACACAGAATTTCGAGCGAGTGTGCTTGATTTATCAGAAAAACAGCAGATTTTGGCCGGTTCATCTTCCAATGATTCTGCTGATTCTGCATTTGCCGATCTTGCGATTGATGTTGAACAGGCAATGATCAATCCAATCACTATGCCAGGGTTTGCCATCTCCTTTGAAACGCGATCGGAAACGGGAGAAGAGGTATCGATGAGTTTGAAGGCGTTGTTTGTGCCCAACATCTATGTCCTCTCCAAAATACCTGAGCGAGTGACGATGCCGTTTCCAACCGCTGCGCAAGTGCCCAATGATTCTGAAGAAATCATTCAGGGGTTGTATCTCCGCGACCAGGGTTATTCCGAAGCCGGGGCGATCGCAGGTCGCTTCACCTATCAACCTACTCGGCAAACTCTGGAAATGACCACTTACTACCGTCGATCGGTGGCCGTCGATCAGATGCGTTTTGTTGAACCCAATCTCCGGTTGCGCACGATCGTCACCTATGAGCGACCTTTTGAGGATGCGTCACCGTCGGTGATTAATTTGGTGGGATTCGGCGTAGAGCGGAAGGATGTTGAGTAG
- a CDS encoding Asr1405/Asl0597 family protein — protein MDQLSPQSSSSADRSPQIISIPRCDRWQAYHRLQELHIPCICLEDGRLQVEITSPHAAVQLWSVMQQLTRPRQQLSNWLERCWHM, from the coding sequence ATGGATCAACTCTCTCCTCAGTCCTCATCTTCAGCCGATCGATCGCCTCAAATTATTTCGATTCCTCGCTGCGATCGTTGGCAAGCCTATCACCGTCTACAGGAACTGCATATTCCCTGCATTTGCCTAGAGGATGGTCGGCTACAGGTCGAAATCACGTCACCCCATGCAGCGGTTCAACTATGGAGCGTCATGCAACAGTTGACTCGACCGCGCCAACAATTATCTAATTGGTTAGAGCGCTGCTGGCACATGTAG
- a CDS encoding (2Fe-2S) ferredoxin domain-containing protein, whose amino-acid sequence MSKSDRHQTEFTLEGRFLGFAAKDSYKLKYVRLAANANEYFIKIPKELRLTLYRTLAAGDWVAVSGRQHICSKTGTVKLKAYDMRPIAAPSRLSETVEAIPVVSPSKVSPSGGRPSGAKKASILVCQKSDCCKRGGRALVAALQAELADRGMGDQVSIKGTGCMKHCKAGPNLVMPDKTRYSRIQADDVPALLDKHFPASTPAASSPPNATPVTTRVA is encoded by the coding sequence ATGAGTAAATCCGATCGCCACCAAACCGAATTTACGCTTGAAGGTCGATTCTTGGGCTTTGCCGCCAAGGATAGCTACAAGCTGAAGTATGTGCGTCTAGCTGCCAATGCCAATGAATACTTCATCAAAATCCCGAAAGAGTTGCGCTTAACGCTCTATCGAACCCTAGCAGCAGGTGATTGGGTGGCGGTATCGGGGCGGCAGCATATCTGTTCTAAAACCGGAACGGTTAAGTTAAAGGCTTATGACATGAGACCGATCGCGGCTCCGTCCAGGTTGTCTGAAACGGTTGAGGCAATTCCCGTGGTGTCACCAAGCAAGGTATCACCAAGCGGTGGGCGCCCGTCAGGGGCAAAGAAAGCCAGTATTTTAGTCTGCCAGAAATCAGATTGTTGTAAGCGGGGTGGACGGGCCCTTGTGGCAGCGTTGCAAGCTGAGTTAGCCGATCGGGGCATGGGCGATCAGGTGTCCATCAAAGGAACTGGGTGTATGAAGCATTGTAAGGCCGGTCCGAATCTGGTGATGCCCGACAAAACCCGCTATAGCCGCATTCAGGCAGATGATGTGCCTGCGCTGCTAGACAAGCATTTTCCTGCGTCCACTCCTGCGGCAAGTTCCCCTCCTAATGCCACGCCCGTGACGACACGTGTGGCATAG
- the recA gene encoding recombinase RecA, which yields MAKTSSEHSERDKALNLVMTQIDRTFGKGTIMRLGDASRMKVETIPSGALTLDLALGGGLPKGRIIEIYGPESSGKTTLALHAVAEVQKAGGVAAYVDAEHALDPTYSAVLGVDIGNLLISQPDTGEQALEIVDQLVRSNAIDIVIVDSVAALVPRAEIEGEMGDAHVGLQARLMSQALRKITGNIGKTGCSVIFINQLRQKIGVTYGNPETTTGGNALKFYASVRLDIRRIQTLKKGNEEYGTRAKVKVAKNKVAPPFRIAEFDIIFGKGISTLGCLIDLAEETGVVVRRGAWYSYNGENISQGRDNAIKYMEEKPEFAKEVEKLVREKLEMGAVVSANSVAPPDDEEDEMFEEA from the coding sequence ATGGCAAAAACTAGCAGTGAACATTCTGAACGGGACAAAGCCCTAAATTTGGTGATGACCCAGATCGATCGAACCTTTGGCAAAGGAACGATCATGCGTTTGGGTGATGCCAGCCGTATGAAAGTGGAAACGATTCCTAGCGGCGCACTAACGCTAGATTTAGCGTTGGGTGGGGGTTTACCCAAAGGACGTATTATCGAAATTTATGGGCCGGAAAGCTCGGGTAAAACAACCTTAGCCCTTCATGCGGTGGCTGAAGTCCAAAAAGCGGGTGGTGTAGCGGCTTATGTGGATGCAGAACACGCGCTAGACCCGACCTATTCAGCCGTATTGGGGGTCGATATTGGCAATTTGCTGATCTCCCAGCCCGACACGGGCGAACAAGCGCTGGAAATTGTAGATCAATTAGTGCGATCGAATGCGATCGATATTGTCATTGTAGACTCCGTGGCAGCGTTAGTCCCCAGGGCTGAAATTGAAGGCGAAATGGGGGATGCTCACGTGGGTTTGCAAGCCCGGTTGATGAGCCAAGCCCTACGAAAAATTACGGGAAACATCGGCAAAACTGGCTGTAGCGTCATTTTCATCAACCAATTGCGACAAAAAATTGGTGTCACCTATGGCAACCCCGAAACCACTACAGGTGGGAATGCCCTCAAATTTTATGCGTCAGTGCGTCTAGATATTCGTCGCATTCAAACCCTGAAGAAGGGTAACGAAGAATATGGAACCCGCGCCAAGGTCAAGGTTGCCAAAAATAAAGTGGCTCCTCCGTTCCGTATTGCCGAATTTGACATTATTTTTGGTAAGGGTATCTCAACGCTGGGGTGTTTGATTGACTTGGCTGAGGAAACCGGAGTAGTGGTACGCCGTGGCGCTTGGTACAGCTATAACGGCGAAAACATTAGCCAAGGTCGAGATAATGCCATTAAATATATGGAAGAAAAACCTGAATTTGCCAAGGAAGTAGAAAAGCTGGTGCGCGAGAAACTGGAAATGGGAGCCGTGGTTTCAGCGAATTCAGTTGCTCCACCGGATGACGAGGAAGACGAGATGTTTGAAGAGGCGTAA
- the xseA gene encoding exodeoxyribonuclease VII large subunit — MTSNLPSLLLPDTALSVTGLTAYIQALLEQDQQLQQVWVTGEVSSATRYRSGLFFTLQDPDAQAAINCVVWNSQLNRLAVLPEPGEQLIILGRVQIYPQKGSYQLIVWQALPAGEGLRALRYRQLRKRLESEGLFDLARKRSLPPYPQTIAVVTSPQAAAWGDIKRTLKRRYPGLRVLFSPALVQGEQAPLSIVQAINRVERDGRAEVLILSRGGGATEDMACFNDERVVRAVAECSIPIVAGIGHQRDESLADLVADVYAHTPTAAAEQTVPLLADVYAEHQERIAVLNRTVTATLYQSYAELERLRSRLQRLHLDRQIRQETQSIAWVHQRLVQSTHQRLQQSIQHCHLLRQKLVALDPKSVLQRGYAVVCQEQTGSTVRSTADVTVGQALTIQLASGRLTVTVTNLHSDSTAAASILEDRIEPSSNYQL; from the coding sequence ATGACTTCCAACCTTCCCAGCTTGCTCCTGCCGGATACTGCCCTCTCGGTGACAGGACTCACGGCCTACATTCAAGCATTGCTAGAGCAGGATCAGCAGCTTCAACAAGTGTGGGTCACTGGCGAGGTCTCTAGTGCGACTCGCTATCGCAGTGGTTTGTTTTTTACGCTGCAAGACCCCGATGCTCAGGCTGCCATCAATTGTGTAGTTTGGAACAGTCAATTAAACCGGTTAGCAGTGTTGCCTGAACCAGGCGAACAACTGATCATCTTAGGACGGGTGCAAATTTATCCACAGAAAGGCAGCTATCAGTTGATTGTATGGCAGGCGCTTCCGGCGGGCGAGGGGCTGCGAGCATTGCGCTATCGGCAATTGCGTAAACGGTTGGAGTCTGAAGGGCTGTTTGACTTGGCCCGGAAGCGATCGTTGCCGCCCTATCCACAAACGATCGCCGTGGTGACATCACCCCAAGCGGCCGCATGGGGCGACATTAAGCGCACCTTGAAACGACGGTATCCTGGGCTGCGGGTGTTGTTCTCTCCGGCATTGGTGCAAGGCGAGCAAGCTCCGTTGTCAATCGTTCAGGCTATTAATCGGGTTGAACGAGATGGACGAGCAGAAGTATTGATTTTATCTCGCGGCGGCGGTGCCACTGAAGATATGGCCTGCTTTAATGATGAGCGAGTGGTGCGGGCAGTGGCGGAATGCTCGATTCCGATCGTGGCAGGTATTGGCCATCAACGCGATGAATCTTTAGCCGACTTAGTTGCGGATGTCTATGCTCATACGCCAACCGCCGCTGCCGAGCAAACCGTACCCCTGCTCGCAGATGTGTATGCCGAACATCAAGAGCGCATTGCGGTTCTCAATCGTACGGTGACGGCGACCTTATATCAGTCCTATGCGGAGCTAGAGCGATTGCGGAGTCGTTTACAACGATTGCACCTCGATCGACAGATCCGTCAAGAAACCCAGTCCATAGCGTGGGTGCATCAACGGTTGGTACAAAGTACCCATCAGCGGTTACAGCAGTCCATTCAGCATTGTCACCTGCTGCGGCAAAAGTTGGTCGCGCTCGATCCAAAATCAGTATTGCAGCGGGGCTATGCAGTGGTATGTCAGGAGCAGACTGGTTCTACTGTTCGATCGACAGCGGATGTTACCGTAGGGCAAGCGCTCACAATTCAACTTGCTAGCGGTCGCTTAACCGTCACCGTTACGAACCTGCATTCAGATTCAACTGCTGCTGCCTCGATCCTTGAAGACCGAATTGAACCATCGAGCAATTACCAGCTATGA
- the xseB gene encoding exodeoxyribonuclease VII small subunit has product MSDQPDLSDLQSSGQLDSVPSETLPVGWNYEATVAEIEAIIDRIERGELDLADMFDQFSIAVERLRQCESFLARQQQQVDLLVETLLDEPDLF; this is encoded by the coding sequence ATGAGCGATCAACCAGACCTATCAGATCTCCAATCTAGTGGGCAGTTGGACTCGGTTCCTTCAGAGACACTGCCCGTCGGTTGGAACTATGAAGCCACTGTTGCTGAAATCGAAGCGATTATCGATCGAATTGAACGGGGCGAGTTAGATTTAGCTGATATGTTTGACCAATTTTCGATCGCCGTCGAGCGCTTGCGTCAGTGCGAATCGTTCTTAGCCCGACAACAGCAGCAGGTTGATTTGTTGGTAGAAACCCTATTAGATGAACCCGATTTGTTTTAA